A region of Thermococcus sp. DNA encodes the following proteins:
- a CDS encoding 50S ribosomal protein L5, whose protein sequence is MEINREAILADWEAHPMRKPRIAKVTINIGVGESGERLTKAEKMLEGLVGQKPIRRRAKQTNKDFGIRRGEPIAVKVTLRKEKAEKMLDRLLEAVDRKLKAGNFDEHGNFCFGIQEHINIPGVEYDPEIGIFGMDVCVTLERPGYRVAKRKRGRKKLPTKHKLTKEEGIVFAVEELNAKVEGL, encoded by the coding sequence ATGGAAATCAACAGAGAGGCTATCCTTGCAGACTGGGAAGCTCACCCGATGAGGAAGCCCAGGATTGCAAAGGTCACCATAAACATTGGAGTCGGCGAGAGCGGTGAGAGGCTCACCAAGGCTGAGAAGATGCTTGAGGGACTCGTCGGTCAGAAGCCGATAAGGAGACGTGCTAAGCAGACCAACAAAGACTTCGGAATCCGGCGTGGTGAGCCTATAGCGGTCAAGGTCACACTCAGAAAGGAGAAAGCAGAGAAAATGCTCGATAGGCTCCTTGAGGCTGTTGACAGGAAGCTCAAGGCCGGCAACTTCGACGAGCACGGGAACTTCTGCTTTGGGATACAGGAGCACATAAACATACCCGGCGTCGAATACGATCCGGAAATAGGCATCTTCGGTATGGACGTCTGCGTTACCCTCGAGAGGCCAGGATACCGTGTTGCCAAAAGGAAGCGGGGAAGGAAGAAACTTCCGACCAAGCACAAGCTGACTAAGGAGGAGGGTATCGTCTTCGCTGTGGAAGAGCTGAATGCTAAGGTGGAGGGATTGTGA
- a CDS encoding 30S ribosomal protein S8: MTLLDPLANALSHITNSERVGKNEVYLKPASKLMGEVLRVMQENGYIGEFEFIDDGRAGIYRVQLIGKINKTGAIKPRFPVKATEYETWEKRFLPAFEFGILIVSTSQGVMAHKEAIEKGIGGRLIAYVY, translated from the coding sequence ATGACTTTACTTGATCCACTGGCTAATGCCCTTTCACACATAACGAACAGCGAGAGGGTCGGAAAGAATGAGGTCTACCTCAAGCCAGCCTCCAAACTCATGGGGGAGGTCCTCAGGGTTATGCAGGAGAACGGCTACATAGGCGAATTCGAGTTCATAGACGATGGAAGAGCCGGAATCTACAGGGTACAGCTCATAGGAAAGATCAATAAGACAGGTGCTATAAAACCGCGCTTCCCGGTCAAGGCTACGGAGTACGAGACCTGGGAAAAGAGGTTCCTCCCGGCATTCGAGTTCGGTATCCTCATAGTCTCGACCTCCCAGGGAGTTATGGCCCACAAAGAAGCCATCGAGAAGGGAATCGGCGGTAGGTTGATAGCGTACGTCTACTGA
- a CDS encoding 30S ribosomal protein S14, producing MAKADYNKKKPRKFGKGARRCMRCGQYGPVIRIHGLMLCRHCFREIAPKLGFKKYE from the coding sequence ATGGCGAAGGCTGACTACAACAAGAAGAAGCCGCGCAAGTTCGGTAAGGGTGCGAGAAGGTGCATGCGTTGCGGCCAGTACGGCCCGGTTATCAGGATACACGGCCTTATGCTCTGCAGGCACTGCTTTAGAGAGATAGCCCCCAAGCTGGGCTTTAAGAAGTACGAGTGA